In Arthrobacter ramosus, one DNA window encodes the following:
- a CDS encoding IS1634 family transposase — MPVHVVRVRKSHTDKHGQVRDYRSAYLRRTFRQEGKVRNETVANLSALPEHVVDLIEAGLKGEQLVPAGSAATVTRSLPHGHVAAVAAQAGALGFPGLLGPASKQRDLALALIIARVCRPGSKLATTRWWADTTLAQDLGVDGAGTDEVYAAMDWLAARQQGIEKTLATRHLSPEANPKKLALFDLSSSWVTGHHCELAARGYSRDGKKGLPQIEYGLLTEPDGRPVAVRVVAGNTADPAAFEAIAQEMKTTFGLQEMVMVGDRGMITSARIAALKELGGLGWVTALRAPSIKALAADDGPLQMSLFDETNLAEITHPDYPGERLIACRNPALAAERTRKRRELLEATDAELAKIAAAAEAGRIRGAGKIGVRAGKVIGKYNMEKHHTLTIEDNAFGYARNEEQIRAEAALDGIYIIRTSVGAAAMDAARVVATYKSLAGVERDFRSIKSIDLSLRPIHHWTETRVRAHVFICMLAAYLVWHLRRAWAPLTFTDEDRPAPADPVAPANRSEAADKKASTRTSSDGHPAYSFRALLEHLGTLTRNDIRYGTAQDLPVIPTLAIPTPIQRQAFDLIGEPIPIHIK, encoded by the coding sequence ATGCCTGTTCACGTAGTCAGAGTTCGGAAGTCCCACACGGACAAGCACGGCCAGGTCCGTGACTACCGGTCGGCCTACCTGCGCCGGACCTTCCGCCAGGAAGGCAAGGTCCGCAATGAGACCGTGGCCAACCTCTCTGCCCTGCCCGAGCACGTGGTCGATCTGATCGAGGCCGGGCTCAAGGGCGAACAGCTCGTTCCGGCCGGCAGCGCTGCCACGGTGACACGGTCCCTGCCGCACGGGCACGTCGCCGCGGTGGCCGCGCAGGCCGGGGCGCTGGGGTTCCCGGGACTGCTGGGCCCGGCCTCGAAGCAGCGGGACCTGGCCCTGGCCCTGATCATCGCCAGGGTGTGCCGTCCTGGTTCGAAGCTGGCCACGACCCGGTGGTGGGCGGACACGACATTGGCCCAGGACCTCGGGGTGGACGGTGCCGGCACGGACGAGGTCTACGCGGCGATGGACTGGCTGGCGGCCCGGCAGCAGGGCATCGAAAAGACCCTGGCCACCAGGCACCTGTCCCCGGAGGCGAACCCGAAGAAGCTGGCGTTGTTCGACCTGTCCTCCTCCTGGGTCACCGGGCACCACTGCGAGCTGGCCGCCCGGGGCTATTCCCGCGACGGGAAGAAGGGCCTGCCGCAGATCGAATACGGGCTGCTCACCGAGCCGGACGGCCGGCCCGTCGCGGTCCGGGTCGTGGCCGGGAACACCGCGGACCCGGCCGCGTTCGAAGCTATCGCCCAGGAAATGAAGACGACCTTCGGGCTTCAGGAAATGGTCATGGTCGGGGACCGCGGAATGATCACCTCGGCCCGTATCGCCGCGCTGAAGGAACTCGGCGGCCTCGGCTGGGTCACGGCGCTGCGGGCCCCGTCTATCAAGGCCCTGGCCGCCGATGACGGGCCCCTGCAGATGTCCCTGTTCGATGAAACGAACCTGGCCGAGATCACCCACCCGGACTATCCCGGCGAACGGCTCATCGCCTGCCGCAACCCGGCCCTGGCCGCCGAACGAACCCGCAAACGCCGCGAGCTGCTCGAGGCCACCGACGCCGAGCTGGCGAAAATCGCCGCCGCTGCCGAGGCCGGCCGGATCCGCGGAGCCGGGAAAATCGGGGTCAGGGCGGGCAAGGTCATCGGCAAGTACAACATGGAAAAGCACCACACCCTCACCATCGAGGACAACGCCTTCGGCTATGCCCGCAACGAGGAGCAGATCAGAGCCGAGGCCGCCCTGGACGGGATCTACATCATCCGCACGTCCGTCGGCGCTGCCGCAATGGACGCGGCAAGGGTCGTGGCGACCTACAAGTCGCTGGCCGGCGTCGAACGCGACTTCCGCTCGATCAAGTCCATCGACCTGTCCCTGCGCCCGATCCACCACTGGACCGAAACCAGGGTCCGCGCCCACGTGTTCATCTGCATGCTCGCCGCCTACCTCGTCTGGCACCTGCGCCGGGCCTGGGCGCCCCTGACCTTCACCGACGAAGACCGCCCGGCACCGGCTGACCCCGTCGCCCCGGCCAACCGCTCGGAAGCGGCGGACAAGAAAGCATCCACCCGCACATCCAGCGACGGACACCCTGCCTACAGCTTCCGCGCTCTGCTCGAGCACCTCGGAACACTGACCCGAAACGACATCCGCTACGGCACCGCCCAGGACCTCCCGGTCATTCCAACCCTCGCGATCCCGACCCCCATCCAACGCCAAGCCTTCGACCTCATCGGAGAGCCCATCCCCATCCACATCAAGTAG